A window of the Acidobacteriota bacterium genome harbors these coding sequences:
- a CDS encoding XRE family transcriptional regulator, with the protein MENAKRKKLERKGWKVGTAKEFLELSAEEATYVELKLALSRKLSDLRRRHRLTQVQAARILQSSQSRVAKMEAGDPSVSLDLLVRSLLALGVTKEILAKTIRAAS; encoded by the coding sequence ATGGAAAACGCGAAGCGGAAGAAGCTCGAACGCAAGGGCTGGAAGGTGGGCACGGCGAAGGAATTCCTCGAGCTGAGCGCGGAAGAGGCGACGTACGTAGAACTGAAGCTCGCGCTGAGTCGCAAGCTGTCGGACCTGAGGCGCCGGCATCGCCTCACGCAGGTCCAGGCCGCGAGGATCCTCCAATCCAGTCAGTCACGCGTGGCGAAGATGGAGGCCGGGGACCCGTCGGTCTCACTCGACCTACTGGTGAGGTCTCTCCTGGCGCTGGGCGTCACGAAGGAGATCCTGGCGAAGACCATCCGGGCCGCTTCCTGA